One stretch of Sphingomonas sp. HF-S4 DNA includes these proteins:
- the motA gene encoding flagellar motor stator protein MotA has product MFVLIGFVVLIAMVFGGFAFTGGALGPVMHALPHEMLIIGGAAVGALIIGNSMKEIKALGGGFMRVIKGPKYKKQDYLDTIFLVSKLMKMLRTEGPIALEPHVEDPKSSAIFAEYPRLLADHTLINLITDTLRLVVVSSGTLDVHAVEEVMDNSIKTHHHEVQGPQGTLQSLADALPALGIVAAVLGVVKTMGSIDKPPSILGGMIGSALVGTFLGVLLAYGIVGPLATRLQQVIDADAAIYHTVKQIIIASLHGHPQPLVIEAARSGIAHHNQPGFGEVFDGLRGR; this is encoded by the coding sequence ATGTTCGTGCTGATCGGCTTTGTCGTCCTGATCGCGATGGTGTTCGGCGGGTTCGCCTTCACCGGCGGCGCGCTCGGCCCAGTGATGCATGCGCTTCCGCATGAGATGCTGATCATCGGCGGCGCCGCGGTCGGCGCGCTGATCATCGGCAACTCGATGAAGGAAATCAAGGCGCTGGGCGGCGGCTTCATGCGCGTGATCAAGGGCCCGAAATACAAGAAGCAGGACTATCTCGACACGATCTTCCTCGTCTCCAAGCTGATGAAGATGCTGCGCACCGAAGGGCCGATCGCGCTGGAGCCGCATGTCGAGGATCCCAAGTCGAGCGCGATCTTCGCCGAATATCCGCGGCTGCTCGCCGATCACACGCTGATCAACCTGATCACCGATACGCTGCGCCTCGTCGTCGTCTCGTCGGGCACGCTCGACGTGCATGCGGTCGAGGAAGTGATGGATAACTCGATCAAGACCCACCACCATGAGGTCCAGGGACCGCAGGGAACGCTGCAGAGCCTGGCCGATGCGCTGCCCGCATTGGGCATCGTCGCGGCGGTGCTCGGCGTGGTCAAGACGATGGGATCGATCGACAAGCCGCCGAGCATCCTGGGTGGGATGATCGGATCGGCGCTGGTCGGCACGTTCCTGGGCGTGCTGCTCGCCTATGGGATCGTCGGGCCGCTCGCGACGCGGCTCCAGCAGGTGATCGACGCCGATGCGGCGATCTATCACACGGTCAAGCAGATCATCATCGCGTCGCTCCACGGCCACCCGCAACCGCTGGTGATCGAGGCCGCACGCTCGGGCATCGCGCACCACAACCAGCCCGGCTTCGGCGAGGTCTTCGACGGGCTGCGCGGGCGCTGA
- a CDS encoding flagellar motor protein MotB, whose translation MAARAPHGNNQPPKIIIVKKIIDAGHGGHHGGAWKVAYADFVTAMMAFFLLMWLLGATTEKQRKALADYFAPTLVEFKQNSAGSNGLFGGDAINAQDNYPNRAGQTGTRSMTVPVGGTGGKDVGTGQKGTLKDQRAIEAQDQKNFDRTATAIQAKMRARPQLAKLAKHIRFVATRDGMRIDLLDDANYSMFDLGTTALVTDASALIGTIAESISGMENPIMIRGHTDSLGYGDPRNMNNWMLSSGRAEATRRRLAAGAVPEMRFERIEGVADREPLIIEAPTDPRNRRVSITLLYRRIMDQDKGRGFGRGTKQPVLAAR comes from the coding sequence ATGGCAGCCAGAGCCCCGCACGGGAACAACCAGCCTCCCAAGATCATCATCGTCAAGAAGATCATCGACGCGGGGCATGGCGGCCATCACGGCGGCGCGTGGAAGGTCGCCTATGCCGATTTCGTGACCGCGATGATGGCGTTCTTCCTGCTGATGTGGCTGCTCGGCGCGACCACCGAGAAGCAGCGCAAGGCACTCGCCGATTATTTCGCGCCCACCCTGGTCGAGTTCAAGCAGAACAGTGCCGGCTCGAACGGGCTGTTCGGCGGCGACGCGATCAACGCGCAGGACAATTATCCCAACCGCGCCGGCCAGACCGGCACGCGTTCGATGACCGTCCCCGTCGGCGGCACCGGCGGCAAGGATGTCGGCACCGGGCAGAAGGGCACGCTCAAGGACCAGCGCGCGATCGAGGCGCAGGACCAGAAGAATTTCGACCGCACCGCCACGGCGATCCAGGCCAAGATGCGCGCGCGGCCCCAACTCGCCAAGCTCGCCAAGCATATCCGCTTCGTTGCGACGCGCGACGGGATGCGGATCGACCTGCTCGACGACGCCAATTACTCGATGTTCGACCTCGGCACGACCGCCTTGGTCACCGACGCGAGCGCACTGATCGGGACGATCGCCGAGAGTATTTCCGGGATGGAGAACCCGATCATGATCCGCGGCCACACCGACAGCCTGGGCTATGGCGACCCGCGCAACATGAACAACTGGATGCTCTCGAGCGGCCGCGCCGAGGCGACAAGGCGCCGGCTCGCCGCGGGTGCGGTGCCCGAGATGCGCTTCGAGCGGATCGAAGGCGTCGCCGACCGCGAGCCGCTGATCATCGAGGCCCCTACCGACCCGCGCAACCGGCGGGTGTCGATCACCCTGCTCTATCGGCGGATCATGGACCAGGACAAGGGACGCGGCTTCGGGCGCGGGACCAAGCAGCCGGTGCTAGCGGCGCGGTGA